The DNA sequence CCGGGGAGCCGCTGCCCGCGCACATCCAGTACCTCGCCGATCAGATCGCCCCGGCCATCGACCACGGCAAGCAGGGCGAGGCACGCATCGACGCGACCATCGACGCCAACATACGGCGGGTCCGCGAGCACCTGGCGGCCGAACCGGACCTGGCCGCCCGGGTGTCCGCCGGCCGGCTGGCCGTCGTGGGGGCCCGCTACGAGCTGACGAACCAGCTCGTGCACCGAGTGGACTGAGGAACCGCGTCCACCCCGGGACGAACGGGCCCGCGCCGGGCGGTGAACGGCCGCCGCTCCCCCGCGCCGCGTCGGCCTCTCCCACCAAAAGAAGTTCTCCATTCAACATTCATGGAAGGATGACAGGGCACCGAGCGGAGACCGCACGACGAAGGAGTCCACGTGACAGAGACGGCGGCGAGGACCGGAGAGCACCGGGTCTACATCGACAAGCAGAGCCCCGACGCGTACCGGGCCCTGCGGAACGTGTCCGAGACGGTCCGGGGCGTCGCCGCCTCGGCCGGGCTCGACCGCCTGCTCGTCGAACTGATCAACATGCGGGTCTCCCAGCTCAACGCCTGCGCCTACTGCCTGAGCGTGCACACCGCGGCCGCGCTGCGCGCCGGTGAGACCACGCAGCGGCTCGGTGTCCTGCCGGCCTGGCGCGACACCGAGCTCTTCTCGCCCCGCGAGCGCGCCGCCCTCGCCCTGGCCGAGGCCACCACCGACCCCGCCGACGGCAGGGCGCAGTCCGAGGCGTACGCCGAGGCCCGGTCGGTGCTGACGGACGACGAGATCTCCGCCGTGATCTGGGTGGCGATCACCATCAACGCCTTCAACCGGCTGTCGGTCATGAGCAAGCACCCGGTCCGCGGCACCTCCACGCCGGCGTCGTGAGAGCCGGGTGCCGGGCCCGCCCG is a window from the Streptomyces capillispiralis genome containing:
- a CDS encoding carboxymuconolactone decarboxylase family protein, with the translated sequence MTETAARTGEHRVYIDKQSPDAYRALRNVSETVRGVAASAGLDRLLVELINMRVSQLNACAYCLSVHTAAALRAGETTQRLGVLPAWRDTELFSPRERAALALAEATTDPADGRAQSEAYAEARSVLTDDEISAVIWVAITINAFNRLSVMSKHPVRGTSTPAS